Proteins encoded together in one Candidatus Neomarinimicrobiota bacterium window:
- the holA gene encoding DNA polymerase III subunit delta, whose protein sequence is MKQKSLRKTVDEMREGNVEPVYFLNGDDYFLQSLFVDEVMVALTKDEPPEKIYFSAESVDYTAAVADLFSGSLFGGQKLVIFHNPIRMSGKTKDDFFDYCRQPNNDNSLILILDKVDGRSAFTKNLSKIVPPINTSPPFPNKMADWIEFLLKKNGLSATTAAKELLLELSGDSVYHIANEIEKIKIGLSEDSEIEESHVAEYCGWEREYFPWYLSDAAGSKDLHNSILIGKSLIHHGVDVVSMVAQLATLFQELYLMSLPNGEDSDLPRTGWLNQILTRKLPTYFNNFSQNELEQIVKALGEADRNIKTGKGSGETLLVPLLHRIAVGYD, encoded by the coding sequence ATGAAGCAAAAAAGTCTTAGAAAAACTGTTGATGAAATGAGAGAAGGCAATGTGGAGCCAGTCTACTTCCTGAATGGTGACGACTATTTTCTTCAGTCTCTTTTCGTTGATGAAGTGATGGTAGCGCTCACAAAAGATGAGCCACCTGAGAAAATCTATTTTTCAGCAGAATCTGTCGATTATACCGCAGCGGTGGCAGATCTCTTTTCTGGCTCTCTTTTTGGTGGCCAAAAGCTGGTGATCTTCCACAATCCAATCAGAATGAGTGGAAAAACAAAGGATGATTTTTTCGACTATTGCCGACAACCCAATAACGATAATTCCCTTATTCTTATACTGGACAAAGTGGACGGACGCTCAGCATTCACTAAGAATCTCTCAAAGATTGTGCCGCCTATTAACACGTCGCCGCCGTTTCCTAACAAAATGGCCGACTGGATCGAGTTTCTCCTAAAGAAAAACGGCCTTTCAGCCACAACAGCTGCCAAAGAGCTTTTACTGGAACTGAGCGGTGACTCGGTCTATCACATTGCTAATGAGATCGAAAAAATCAAGATTGGCCTCTCTGAAGACAGCGAGATTGAAGAGAGTCATGTAGCGGAATATTGCGGGTGGGAGCGGGAATATTTCCCTTGGTACCTGTCAGATGCTGCCGGAAGCAAGGACCTCCACAACAGTATACTCATCGGTAAAAGCCTTATTCATCATGGTGTGGATGTGGTGTCCATGGTTGCCCAATTGGCAACACTTTTTCAAGAACTTTATTTAATGAGCCTGCCTAATGGAGAAGACAGTGACCTCCCCCGAACAGGTTGGCTAAACCAAATTCTTACTCGGAAACTTCCTACATATTTCAATAACTTCTCCCAAAATGAACTGGAACAGATTGTAAAAGCTTTGGGCGAAGCCGACAGAAATATCAAGACAGGAAAGGGTTCCGGTGAAACGCTTCTTGTCCCACTTCTCCACAGGATTGCGGTAGGTTATGACTGA